One genomic segment of Streptomyces sp. RerS4 includes these proteins:
- a CDS encoding HAD domain-containing protein, whose amino-acid sequence MKPLLLIDVDGPLNPYGAQPQRRPEGYLTHRMRPTGFTEGKPLRVWLNPDHGAELLALARWYDLVWATTWKDEANDWIGPHLGLPRLPFIDWPVMHGWAPRGTFWKTQYILPYAAGRPFAWIDDDITTLDREYVDRSHPAHTLLMRIDERIGLTRPDFDALADWAS is encoded by the coding sequence AAGCCACTGCTGCTGATCGACGTCGACGGCCCCCTGAACCCCTACGGGGCCCAGCCTCAGCGCCGCCCCGAGGGCTACCTCACCCACCGCATGCGCCCCACCGGTTTCACGGAGGGCAAGCCGCTGCGGGTCTGGCTGAACCCCGACCACGGCGCCGAGCTGCTCGCGCTGGCGCGGTGGTACGACCTCGTGTGGGCGACGACCTGGAAGGACGAGGCCAACGACTGGATAGGCCCCCACCTGGGGCTGCCGCGGCTGCCGTTCATCGACTGGCCGGTGATGCACGGCTGGGCGCCGCGCGGCACGTTCTGGAAGACGCAGTACATCCTCCCGTACGCGGCCGGGCGGCCGTTCGCCTGGATCGACGACGACATCACGACCCTGGACCGCGAGTACGTGGACCGGTCGCACCCGGCGCACACGCTGCTGATGCGGATCGACGAGCGGATCGGCCTGACCCGGCCGGACTTCGACGCGCTGGCGGACTGGGCGTCGTAG